Proteins found in one Heptranchias perlo isolate sHepPer1 unplaced genomic scaffold, sHepPer1.hap1 HAP1_SCAFFOLD_301, whole genome shotgun sequence genomic segment:
- the LOC137311121 gene encoding E3 ubiquitin/ISG15 ligase TRIM25-like — protein sequence MEPGAFEDELTCAVCLQVYQDPVVLSCQHSFCLKCIEGVWAQTPGPEGFECPQCRQKFNPRPNLKRNFTLCNIVEKYNQSQPPADSARVLCEYCIENPSPAVKTCLKCKTSLCSLHLKLHLLNKTFSGHTLIEPVADLTERQCLDHKKVLEFYCKDDAECVCVSCTITGKHNSHTLLSLDQAQAAIKEELEREIERLRRVQQKCSSKQRDLERSEAEIKTRINELKGKLSKSFSEWRRQLEEDEEYALKLIDEEGLRALSQIRSCSEALNKRMEQITLIDGEIQNLVQRDHLSFIQNSKQLLSRVTETQRVTDPDVPALTLNLSNISQLIQKRLNGSGKYHSDILGIIVPASTEYSGPSNVTPPPHSSSGAAPVPGNVLQLSTGITGRAGISQGLSPISLAPRTANWNLVLSDDRRSVTWTERKQPYPPHPERFKDYPQVLCSQSFSSGSHSWDVETNGNLWGIGIVCGSVERKGGISYLGNSSKSWCLYVHYGSLTAGHNSRDICLPPIPSNIRIRVQLDYEAGTLSFHRVTDSLRHLHTFQTTFTEPVFPAFYCRNKSLKLLN from the exons ATGGAGCCCGGAGCTTTCGAGGATGAATTAacctgtgctgtgtgtctccaggtgtACCAGGACCCGGTGGTGTTGTCCTGTCAGCAcagtttctgtttgaaatgtattgaggGAGTTTGGGCCCAGACACCAGGCCCAGAAGGGTTTGAGTGTCCTCAGTGTCGCCAGAAATTCAATCCCAGGCCCAACCTGAAGAGAAACTTCACGCTGTGTAATATTGTGGAAAAATACAACCAGTCACAGCCTCCTGCTGATTCAGCCCGTGTCTTGTGTGAGTACTGCATCGAGAATCCATCCCCAGCTGTCAAGACATGTCTGAAATGTAAAACATCTCTTTGCTCCCTTCACTTAAAACTACATCTTCTGAACAAGACCTTCAGTGGACACACCCTAATCGAACCTGTGGCTGATCTTACAGAGAGGCAGTGCCTTGATCATAAGAAGGTCCTTGAATTCTACTGTAAAGAtgatgcagagtgtgtgtgtgtttcctgtacaaTAACAGGGAAACATAATTCCCACACACTGCTGAGCCTGGATCAGGCACAAGCTGCAATTAAG gaagaattggagagagaaatcgagAGGCTTCGGAGAGTCCAGCAGaaatgttccagcaaacagcgagacttggagagatcagaagctgaaataaag acacgaatcaatgagctgaaaggaaagctatcgaagagcttctctgaatggaggagacagctggaagaagatgaagaatacgCACTGAAACTGATCGATGAGGAGGGGCTCCGAGCTCTCTCTCAGATTAGAAGCTGTTCTGAAGCATTAAACAAGAGGATGGAACAGATTACATTAATAGATGGAGAAATCCAGAATCTGGTACAGAGGGACCATCTCTCCTTTATTCAG aactcgaagcagctcctttccag agtgactgagactcagagagtcacagacccagatgttccagcgctcaccctgaacctgtccaatatatctcaacttatccagaagaggctgaatggatcGGGAAAGTATCACTCAGACATATTGGGAATCATTG TGCCAGCTTCCACCGAATACAGTGGCCCATCGAATGTAACTCCTCCCCCACACAGCTCCTCTGGAGCAGCCCCTGTCCCAGGGAACGTCCTCCAGCTGTCGACTGGGATCACGGGAAGAGCGGGAATATCCCAAGGTCT GTCACCGATAAGCCTGGCTCCAAGGACAgcaaactggaacttggttctGTCTGATGATCGGAGATCAGTAACATGGACTGAACGGAAACAGCcctacccacctcacccagaAAGGTTTAAAGACTATCCCCAAGTCCtctgctcccagagtttctcctcaggatcccattcctgggatgtggagacTAATGGGAATCTCTGGGGAATAgggattgtgtgtgggagtgtagagAGGAAGGGGGGAATCTCTTATCTTGGGAACAGCAGTAAATCCTGGTGTTTATATGTTCATTATGGTTCTCTCACAGCCGGTCACAATTCCCGGGACATTTGCCTCCCACCGATCCCGTCTAACATCAGGATCCGAGTTCAGTTAGACTACGAGGCCGGGACTCTGTCATTTCACcgggtcactgactcactgagacatttacacacatttcaaaccacattcactgaacccgtgtttccagcattttattgtaGGAATAAATCCctaaaactgttaaattaa